aatttctccAGGACTAGGGGAAGCATCAagacaaatacataaaatatcCAAAGTGTATGTTAGCATCAGAGCCTGGGTTCAATAAACTTATAAAACTTGtacaaagaacataaaaagGTGTGTCTTTATCCCAAATACAGAATAGTGGCTACTTGCaccagaaagaagaaaaaaatgacaaaaagacagATGTCAGGAACAGCCTGTCCTCTTTATTTGCAAACAAGTTAAACCTTGCACAGTGAATCTTCACACTTATTTACTTTGcaaagcatttttaaaacattcatgAAACGGTTGTAAAATTCAAGTTTTGGTTTTTAGCCTTAAAACACCATGACGCTTGTCCATACTTCCCTTATCATGTCTGCAAGTCTTCAAAAAAACTTCATGGCGAGGCGCGACATTCACAAAATACTTTCAGAGGGTCTCATTAAACATCGACTGGATTTATAAAAGCCCCTTTTACATTTCTGTAGAGTATCAACTGTGGTTATATACTGAACTGTAACAGTAGGATGATTAAACAGCGAGACTGAcgagtgagaaaaaaaaaaaaaagacttctgCACGTCTCAAAGCCACCGTACCTCAAAACACAGATTAGCTTAAATAGTTATTAATACACACATGAGCAAAGTTTGTACAACTTTAAATTCATCCTTATAGCCCTGTCAATTCATGTGAAAATGAGAAACACTTCAGATCTGTTGCAGACATTCAATACATGCAAAGCAGCAAGTTGAAGCTGTCTGAGTGTACACACATTTGTGTATGACGATACATGtaatagatatacagtacattccaGTCTGATAAATACAAACTCAACACAGgtgcgaacacacacacacacacatatatatatatataaagcacTGCAAGGTTtgaatatctaaaaaaaaaaaagagcacaaatTGGATTCTACAGACCAGAGCTACAATAAAGAGTTGTCAGGCTGCATAGTTAAAAGCTTATATCAACACTCCTGCTCACAGGATGGTAAAGTGCTCGCAACATTACGTCAAGATAAAGGCAACAGCAGAGCCAAACAGCGACCTTTGACCAACGTTACATGAACAAAACTGGAATTATGGGCTTGAATTCATGGAGGAGATTTCAGtgaatgatggctgaacttTGGAGAAACTCAACATGTAATATAACATCAGAGGTTGCTGTTCGCTGCTGCCTCCTAAACAAGCACAGACATCATGCTTTTCTGAGTCTACCTCGAGTTATAATTCAGTTCTTGCACTTTGCCATGTTTGCTGCTCTCTTCAGTACCTAGACCCCGACTGGGATTACATCGAGTCAATTTGTTAAAAACTTAATCGAGTCGGTTCAAGAACACTTTTAAAATCTAACCATAACACTCAAAAATCCCTCATGTAATGAGAGCATCCTTTAAAAGTAACCATGAGTTAAACATCGGTCAAGGTAGCACATGACAGGTCTGTGCATCCTCGCTGTGCCTCTTCTTATGAAAAATCTCTTTTTACACACTGACATGCATAAGGTGcagcaaacactcacacacagtgatTTCGTCAAGTCTCTTATCCGTCTGTAGATGTAACaggtacagacacacacacaaaaaaagccacAGATCGGTTTTCATCTCTCTGACACCCATCTGATGCACActttgctactttttttttcagagccCTATGTAGACAGAAGTGCAATCTTTAAAAACCAAGCCACAGTCTCAGCCGCTGACCTTCAACTCGCCTGTAAACTTGTTTCAGTGCAAGATTTGGCTAAATGTGGtgatacaaaaaacaaaacaacatgctGCTCTCTAAAAGCACTGTGGAGCACCCGAGATAAGGTTTAGATAGGCTTGTAAAGCAGAGATGTGACGTATTTCTTCTTATATCTGTGAGTCGCGCTCAGCACCATAACTCCATCCTACACAGGGAGAAACAAAATACAGATGCAAGATGCTGTTAGAAAAGCCACAAATAAAAAAGTGCCCACTGGTCCAAACATCATCATAGAAAACAAAGAGAATGTGATTTTAAACAAAGCATTTCTGAACACAAGTTAGTCACTTTAATCTAAGTTTGCTGTGTAAACATTTTCAAGGACACTGGTTCATGTTTTCTAGATGAAAcggcaaaaacaaaataatttaaaaaactgaaaattatcAAGTGTAAGCAACTGATTCATGTTGAGGAAATGAATCTGAGAAAATGACTTTATACTGTTTAGAAGTTATTGGCCACTTATATTAAGAAAGTTGTTATAGCAACACCATCTGATTGACTAGTGTAATGTTTTTAGCTAAGAGGTGAAAGACATTTATAACCTGTCCATTACATTTGACAGCTCAGGGATTTACTTTCAATGGAGCTCCGGCACCAGCAGGAGATAAGGAGCATGGAGAGAGGAAAATTGGAAAAATGTTTCCAGTTACCTTTATTGAGAGGGCGTACAGGTGATTTAACATGACGTGGTTGGGTTCAGGCAGCAGGGCGGGGTCACACTGCCGAGAGAGTGGGAGAAAGaacaacaataatgacaaaacaaagTCTGAGGATCATATAACAAAGTATTGTAGGCAGAGAGATGTGGAGAGggggacagacagaaagactcACAGATATGTTGGTGTCCTTGTTGAGTATGACTTGAAGGAGGTGAGGGGGGAGTATAGGCGGGGCCTTGAAATGCGCCTCAGGTCTGAAGATGTACTGCTCCTGTCCGTACGGACCTGGAGGGGAGCTGGACAGatctgtgaaaataaaatagtcacaaaaagaaaaccacTTTGTTAATTTTCTCACTACTTACTGTAAATGAGTTGATAGCTGCTGGCTAGTCtataactaaaattatcaataaaaacaacaaatattcacatgaaTGATATTGAGCCTAGATCTATATGTATCTGGACTGATAAACAATGATTTTGagttgttttaattcattttccaTACATTTCCAAACTGCTAAGGTCTGTTTATGTGACCTGTACAGAAACATAATAACACTTTTCCAATAACTATTGATATTAGCTGTTGAAATTTGGTTGTATAATTGAAAAAttagagtgaaaaaaaaaacagtctggaTGCAGGCTGACCTGATGTATCTGAGCACTCCAGAGAGTCGACCTGCAGCGCATCAAACACCTCAAAGTCAGACTTCTTCACCTGGATCAGGTTGTTAATGGTGCCGAGCTGGCTGGTTACCACCGGCTGCAAGAGAGAAACAGTCCCAGAGGTAATGATCGAgcatttttataatattattttattttatttttattatttatttatttattattattttattgtttacatttttataattttataatatatattactTGTAACACTCTGCACACATTTCTCTGGGCTTTAAACAGGCTTAGATGACAACGCTATGTTGTGAGTGTGGCTGCTACAACATCTGCTAATAAAATATCTATTTTAATGTCTATTTCTTGAAGATTTCCTTTTAACTGACAAATTTAATTTCTTAAAAAGTTCCTTTACGCTATTGTTGATACTAGCATCATAAATCTTCCCCAAAATGCTAAGCCTGGAACTAAAATGAATGAGATTAAGTATATTTGGTGCAGTATTAAAGAATTACATTACAATAATTTTATTAACTTATTAAGGAAAAATGTTAAGAATCCTCTACAGATGTCACAGAGAAAATACTtcgtttttatctttttatacaCTGGTAACATGAagtgacaataaaataacaatgataTTGATGTACCTCTGAAGGATCATGGACCCACTGTCCATCTACAAAAAACTTGTACTGGTGCTCTCCTTCAGGCAAGTCCAGGATCGCTACAAAGTCATTATGGCttaggagagaggaagagaaagactATTACTGCAAGACCAGGCTTTGCTATCTGTAGAAAGTCTACTGTAAAACGTGGTTGGAGCTAATGTGTGATAACTAGCATGGGAAAAGTGAGAATATACAGACATCTATAACATGCTGAATGcaaaataattgtgtttacCTTTTATTCAGTGGTATCTTGGTGTTCCAGTTATTAAAGGAACCAGCTATGTAGACCTCCTTCCCCCCTCCAGCCCAGCGGATGACAGTGGGTCGCGCCTGAGGACCAGTTTTCACCAGGTCATCCAGATCTGGGGTGAATTCTTTCTCTCCTACTGCCTGGAAGCACAGTAGAAATCACAGTGGAAGCACATTCAGAATTTCACATGCTTTATCGTTCTAATTTgactttctttatttatatctgtatggaaaataaaaaccaaaaaaaaaaaagaaatgcagcttTTGTAGTTACTTTTATGACATTCAAATCTGAAAAGTAGTCTTATGGATTCTGTACCTTGGACTCTGGGCCATGGGTGTTGAAGATGTTTGGGTCATCTGTGCTGTCCACCATCTTACTGCTGTGGTCATGGTCTTTGTGACTGCCGCTGCTGTCTGAGCGGTGGGCCTTCGAGCCATGGCGATCTCCAGACACCCGGTCGCTTGTGTTGCCCATAATGTCACACTATTTATAGTGCTGCTGGAAAGAAAAGAATTGATGGATCTTAATAGAGCAGTAGCCTGAACGGCCCCGAGTTTTGTTGTGCATTTGCTTGCTTTCATGTAAGCCTGCGACTaacaattattaaattaatgattaatctcccgattctttttttttttaaataatcaattaatcattttggtctgtaaaacatcaaaattaatgtgaaaaatgGCCATCACAACTTCTTAGAGTCCAAGGTGATGTtatttaattgtgacctgccaaGGGGCTACatttaaaattacaacaaatgacaacat
This sequence is a window from Thunnus albacares chromosome 12, fThuAlb1.1, whole genome shotgun sequence. Protein-coding genes within it:
- the prkab2 gene encoding 5'-AMP-activated protein kinase subunit beta-2; its protein translation is MGNTSDRVSGDRHGSKAHRSDSSGSHKDHDHSSKMVDSTDDPNIFNTHGPESKAVGEKEFTPDLDDLVKTGPQARPTVIRWAGGGKEVYIAGSFNNWNTKIPLNKSHNDFVAILDLPEGEHQYKFFVDGQWVHDPSEPVVTSQLGTINNLIQVKKSDFEVFDALQVDSLECSDTSDLSSSPPGPYGQEQYIFRPEAHFKAPPILPPHLLQVILNKDTNISCDPALLPEPNHVMLNHLYALSIKDGVMVLSATHRYKKKYVTSLLYKPI